In Mammaliicoccus sp. Marseille-Q6498, the genomic stretch AAATGTTCTTGTTAATAATTCTGGTCTATTTGATTCCGCAAAAGCTAAGTTTAAGAAAAATAGTGCTACTGCAACACCCATAACGACTGGGACAAATTTCTTAGGAAATGCTTTTGTTTCAAACCATTTACTTTTAAATAATAGTACAACTAAGAATACAATCGTATCTATGAAGTAAACAAAGTCATACCAAGAGAATGAGCTCGTTACTGCTCCAGACATTGATTCAACATTACTTACTTGGTTTAATGTACTAAACGTTAAAAAGTCTGAGAAGAATCTAAAGTACACGACGTTCGCATATAATAAGAACGACAGTATAAATCCTGCTATAAATATAAACCAAAATGACTTTCTACCTTTAAAGAATAAGAACACACTCAAAATTAACGCTACTAAACTGTAAGGGTTCATTAGTAGGATTAAATTTTGTACTAGTCCCTTTACCCCGAGTGTCAAATCTACATAATAGGCAAAATATGTCTTTAACGCTATTGCCAAAACTGTTAGCAAGAAGAATGTAAAGACGCCTATCTTCCTATTTTTAGTTTTCATACCTTTCCTCCGTATCTCAACTCATATCAATTTTCTTTATAATTTCATTACATATTATTGAAGGTTGTAATATTCTCGTAATATTATTATATGTTCAGTATTATAATTTATACTACTTTACAATAAATTTCAACTAAAACCCCTAAACTTAATCAAAAAATGTGTAAAATGTGTACGATTATGACACAATTTACACAGCAAATCATTTATTCAATTCTTCGCTCAGCTTATATTTAATGCCTGTTTTGATCTGTTTAATAAACTGGGCATGTTTTTTCATATTGAGTTCGGCTTCTTCAATATTTATTTTCTTGAAATTAATTTTAGAACCTTGTTTTTTCTGTGCTAATTTATCAATATGATAGGAAGCGATCGTGCCTAATTGCGGATAACTCGATAATGATTGATGATCATTTAGCATGATAACGGGTCTATTTTCTTGATTAAGAATAACTGTACCTTTCTTAACACTTAAAAAATGTTGGTCTTCTATTTGGCGTTCAATAACTGGCTTACCTTCTAATGTTAAACCTGTTCTATTAAATCGACTAGAAACCTTATACACTTTACTTTCAAGACTTTTAATCTCATCAGAATTAAAATGTGTCATACCTTCACCAGCTATAACATGGAAAATATCCGTAAAATAATTCAATGCGAGTGTATATTGATCTACACCCCATTCAGCTGACTTCGTAATTTCTAAATTCTCGAAAAGTTTTTTCTGTAAAGGTGTATAACTTCGACACATCTCTATTTCGTCACCTTCTTGTAACAGGCGACCTTGGTATCCACCCATTTCTAGACGTATACTCGTTGATTTAGAACCAAGCCATTCTTCAGCAACAATTCCACCTGCAATCGCCAAATATCCTCTCGTTCCTTTATGAGCATCACTAAACGACAAAACTTCTCCTTTATCCATTAAATGAATTTT encodes the following:
- a CDS encoding biotin-dependent carboxyltransferase family protein; this encodes MSVIVRESGLYTSIQDLGRQQYQHIGIVKNGSIDQLNHRLANMLVGNSEEEALIEMTVRMPSFQFTEPTLIAITGANFPAYKDNKKISPYKIHLMDKGEVLSFSDAHKGTRGYLAIAGGIVAEEWLGSKSTSIRLEMGGYQGRLLQEGDEIEMCRSYTPLQKKLFENLEITKSAEWGVDQYTLALNYFTDIFHVIAGEGMTHFNSDEIKSLESKVYKVSSRFNRTGLTLEGKPVIERQIEDQHFLSVKKGTVILNQENRPVIMLNDHQSLSSYPQLGTIASYHIDKLAQKKQGSKINFKKINIEEAELNMKKHAQFIKQIKTGIKYKLSEELNK